Proteins encoded in a region of the Variovorax sp. PAMC 28711 genome:
- a CDS encoding ABC transporter ATP-binding protein has product MTLLTVRNLNKHFGGLHAVKNISMDVEKGEIVGILGPNGAGKTTLYNLLTGFIPADSGEVLLNGKSIRGVRPHRIVGLGIARTFQLCRPFVGMSVLENVLVGSLGPRVPAGDREARAHRLLADTGLAAKAHYPSEQLSYGDLRRLEIARALATEPDLLLLDEPFAGLGSGEIEEVSVLIRHLHREKGLTIILIEHKLREFMKLVSRVVAIDFGEVIGMGSPEDIVKNPRVVEAYIGRQEVEHAA; this is encoded by the coding sequence ATGACGCTCCTCACCGTTCGCAACCTGAACAAGCACTTCGGCGGCCTGCATGCGGTCAAGAACATCAGCATGGACGTGGAGAAGGGCGAGATCGTCGGCATCCTCGGGCCCAATGGCGCCGGCAAGACCACGCTTTACAACCTGCTGACCGGCTTCATCCCGGCCGACAGCGGCGAGGTGCTGCTCAATGGCAAATCGATTCGCGGCGTGCGGCCGCACCGAATCGTCGGCCTGGGCATCGCGCGCACCTTCCAGCTGTGCCGGCCCTTCGTCGGCATGTCGGTGCTGGAGAACGTGCTGGTCGGCAGCCTCGGGCCGCGCGTGCCCGCCGGCGACCGCGAAGCGCGCGCGCACCGGCTGCTCGCCGACACCGGCCTCGCCGCGAAGGCGCACTACCCGTCGGAGCAGCTTTCCTACGGGGACTTGCGGCGCCTGGAGATCGCGCGCGCGCTCGCAACCGAACCCGACCTGCTGCTGCTCGACGAGCCGTTCGCCGGCCTCGGCTCGGGCGAGATCGAAGAGGTGTCGGTGCTCATCCGCCACCTGCACCGCGAAAAGGGGCTGACCATCATCCTCATCGAGCACAAGCTGCGCGAATTCATGAAACTGGTGTCGCGTGTGGTGGCGATCGATTTCGGCGAGGTGATCGGCATGGGATCGCCCGAAGACATCGTGAAGAACCCGCGCGTCGTCGAGGCCTACATCGGCCGTCAGGAGGTGGAACATGCTGCTTGA
- a CDS encoding branched-chain amino acid ABC transporter permease: protein MEHRKLRKLDAAACVLVLALFIALPLVIQSTYLIGVLTVAAIYGIWAVSWDFMSGLTGRENFGHSLFIGVGAYAAGFLNTSMGLGPWWGLPAGMLVAVFFSLVMGFPTLRLKGPYFALAMLSGAVIMQRLMLIFWEYTGGEEGIQGIEPLLSSPLHFYWFVIGVLALTTALLAWIARSNWGLILRAIRGDEATCLAAGLNITFYKLASLAISAAFAGLGGALYAHYQLQVSPQLFAVVTSVTIITMVYVGGMTSIYGAIGGALLLTLMTELLRDFGEWRLMIYSVVLILILFFLPKGIVAPGWQWLRARLGKASA from the coding sequence ATGGAACACAGAAAACTCCGAAAACTCGACGCTGCGGCATGCGTCCTCGTGCTCGCGCTCTTCATCGCGCTGCCGCTGGTCATTCAAAGCACTTACCTGATCGGCGTCCTCACGGTCGCGGCGATCTACGGGATCTGGGCCGTGAGCTGGGATTTCATGTCCGGCCTCACCGGCCGCGAGAACTTCGGCCACTCGCTTTTCATCGGCGTGGGCGCCTATGCGGCCGGCTTCCTCAACACCAGCATGGGCCTCGGACCCTGGTGGGGGCTGCCGGCCGGCATGCTGGTCGCGGTCTTTTTCTCGCTTGTGATGGGCTTTCCCACGCTGCGGCTCAAGGGCCCCTATTTCGCGCTGGCGATGCTGTCGGGCGCGGTCATCATGCAGCGGCTCATGCTGATCTTCTGGGAGTACACCGGTGGTGAAGAAGGCATCCAGGGCATCGAACCCCTGCTGTCGTCCCCGCTGCATTTCTACTGGTTCGTGATCGGGGTGCTCGCGCTCACGACCGCGCTGCTGGCCTGGATCGCGCGCTCCAACTGGGGCCTGATCCTGCGTGCGATCCGCGGCGACGAAGCCACTTGCCTGGCCGCTGGCCTCAACATCACGTTCTACAAACTGGCGTCGCTCGCGATCAGCGCGGCCTTCGCCGGGCTGGGCGGCGCGCTGTATGCGCACTACCAGCTGCAGGTGAGCCCGCAGTTGTTCGCGGTCGTCACCTCGGTCACCATCATCACGATGGTCTACGTCGGCGGCATGACGTCGATCTACGGCGCGATCGGCGGCGCCCTGCTGCTCACGCTCATGACCGAGCTGCTGCGCGACTTCGGCGAGTGGCGCCTGATGATCTATAGCGTGGTGTTGATCCTCATCCTGTTCTTCTTGCCCAAGGGCATCGTGGCACCGGGCTGGCAGTGGCTGCGCGCGCGCCTCGGAAAGGCCTCGGCATGA